The segment ACGATGGACCTAGCCTCGTGATCGCGTATTCGCCGTGCATCGCGCACGGTATCAAGGGCGGTATGGCGCTCTCGGGCGATCAGGGCGAGCTAGCGACAAAATGCGGCTACTGGCCGACCTACGTCTACGATCCGCGCCTAATCAAAGAGGGCAAAAATCCGCTCAAAATGACCTCAAAAGAGCCGGACTGGTCGCTTTACGAGGAGTTTTTGCTAAACGAGGTTCGCTACAATTCGCTTAAGAAAACCAACCCTGAGCACGCGGACGAGCTGCTGGCTAAAAACAAGGCCGACGCGCAAAGACGCTACCGCCAGCTAAAACGCCTAAGTTTGGCTGACTTTAGCGATGAGGTCGAGTCTAGCGCGGAAGCCCAGGCTAACGAAAACGCCGAGTAGGGCGCAAATTTCTCTCGCTCAAATTTGACGGGCGAGGGAAAATATCTGTAAATTTAGCCGCTCGTTTGGGCGGTTAAATTTGCTTCCAAATTTGAAAATTTTAAATTTAACACGGCAAATTTAAAAGGCGCAAAATGAGTCAAGTCCATCCTTTTAAACCGATTTTTGATAAAAACTCTAAAATTTTAATGCTCGGATCCTTTCCTTCCGTCGTTTCTCGTAAAATTGGCTTTTACTACGCAAATCCGCAAAATCGCTTTTGGCGTGTTCTGGCCAGGATTTTAAACGCTCCGCTGCCTGTTAGCACGGATGAGAAGATAAAATTCCTGCTCGCTCACCGCATCGCCATCTACGACGCTGCGATATCCTGCGAGATAAAGGGCTCGAGCGACGCCAAAATGACTGCCGTTGCGCCTGTAAATTTAGTGCCGATCTTTAAAGTCGCAAAGATCACGCAAGTCTACGCCAACGGCGGCAAGGCGCACGAAATCTGCGAAAAATATCTAAAAACTCAAATTTTAAATGCGACAGGCAAAGAGGCCGTCAAACTGCCTTCAACTAGCCCTGCAAATGCAAATTTTAGCCTTGAAAGGCTCGTGCAAGAGTGGGCGGTCGTCGCGGAGGCGCTAAAAGACGGATAAATTTGACGCGAGCCTTTAAGTCTAACTCATCCGAAATAACCGCACCTTCATCTTAAATTTAGTTTCAAATTTTAAAATTACCCAAATCAAACAAAGCAGGAAAAACCATGAAAATCCTAAAATTTCTATTTCTACTTCAGCTTCTAGCCATCGGTGCGCAAGCACTAGAGCCAAAAGTCGTAATGAAGCCAGAAGCGAGCCTAAAAAACGGGCTTTACTACGTAAAAGGCAAGCTCTACGACGGCACGCTAAAGATGCTTCGCTACAGCGTCGAGGACCTATATGACGTAAATG is part of the Campylobacter concisus genome and harbors:
- a CDS encoding thiamine pyrophosphate-dependent enzyme, whose amino-acid sequence is YDIGFGGLDHVLASGENVNVLVLDTEVYSNTGGQSSKSSRAGSIAQFTASGKPMQKKDLGYIAMTYGNIFVAQINSNSSQANTIKAIAAAEAYDGPSLVIAYSPCIAHGIKGGMALSGDQGELATKCGYWPTYVYDPRLIKEGKNPLKMTSKEPDWSLYEEFLLNEVRYNSLKKTNPEHADELLAKNKADAQRRYRQLKRLSLADFSDEVESSAEAQANENAE
- a CDS encoding DNA-deoxyinosine glycosylase; translated protein: MSQVHPFKPIFDKNSKILMLGSFPSVVSRKIGFYYANPQNRFWRVLARILNAPLPVSTDEKIKFLLAHRIAIYDAAISCEIKGSSDAKMTAVAPVNLVPIFKVAKITQVYANGGKAHEICEKYLKTQILNATGKEAVKLPSTSPANANFSLERLVQEWAVVAEALKDG